TCGCCCGGCACCGGCCTGCCGACCAGGGACCGCAGCACGGTGTACTTGGTCGCGTCGCCGACCAGGACGCCGCCGAGCAGGGTCTTCGCGTCGTCGGACACCACGACCTTGGCGTACGTGCCCGCCACGGCGTCGTTGACCACGACCTCCAGCGCGCCCTCCTCCTCGGCGTGCGCGTCGCCGAACGAGGCGACGTCCACGCCGAGGAGCTTGAGCTTGGTGGACAGGTCAGCGCCGGGGAACTCGGCGGCGCCGCCGAGCAGCCGGTCCGCCACCACCTCGGCCATCGAGTAGCCGGGCGCGACCAGGCCGTACACCACGCCGTCCAGGTTGGCGCACTCGCCGATGGCGTAGACGTCCTGGTCGGAGGTCCGGCACGCCTCGTCCACGATGACGCCACCGCGCGGGCCGACCTCCAGGCCGGACGCCCGGGCCAGTTCGTCGCGCGGCCGGATGCCGGCGGAGAACACCACGACGTCGAGGTCCAGCTCGACGCCGTTGGACAGCTTGGCGAGCAGCCGGCCGCGGTCCCGCTCGATGGACGACGCGGACGTGCCGGTGTGCACGGTCAGGTCCAGCTTCTCGACCAGGCGCTTGAGCAGGCCGCCGCCGCCCTCGTCCACCTGCAGCGGCATCAGCCGCGGGCCCAGCTCGACCACGTGCGGCGAGATGCCCATGCCGCGCAGCGCGTTCGCCGCCTCCAGGCCGAGCAGGCCGCCGCCGAGGACCATGCCGGCGTGCCGGCCGACGCCGCGGGCCGACTCGACCGTGGCGCGGATGCCGTCGAGGTCGTCGATGGTGCGGTAGACGTGGCAGCCGGGCAGGTCGCGGCCGGGCACCGGCGGCACGAACGGCGTCGAGCCGGTGGCCAGCACCAGCGCGTCGTAGGGCTGGACCCGGCCCTTGGCGCTGCGGACGACCTTGGCGGCGCGGTCGACGTCCGCGACCCGGTCGTCCAGGTGCAGCTCCACGGTGTCGTCGTCGTGCGGCGGGAGGCTCAGCGACCCCGCGTCCCAGGTGTCCACGTAGGACGACAGCGCGACCCGGTCGTACGCGGGACGGGTCTCCTCGGCGAACACGACGATCCGCCACCGGCCGGCGACGTCCTTCTCGCGAAGGGCTTCCACCAACCGGTGACCGACCATGCCGTGACCGACCACCACGAGCGTTCGCGTCATGGGACCAATCCCTCCTTCTGCCGGGGTCAATGCTCACCGGGCACCGTGTCGTGCCAAGGTCGCGAATGTTGCGCAGGCGTTAAAGCAGCCTCACACCGCACTTCAGGGCGTTGTGTGGGTCATACACCGGCGTAGGCGAGGCTCGGCACGCGCGCGAAGACGCGACGCCGCATGTAGAACCACCAGGTGGTGGCCACGCACACGCCGTAGAACACCAGGAACGCGGTCAGCGCGGGCGCCAGCGTCTTGCTGCCCTCCAGCGAGAACTTGAACACCAGGTTGACCAGCACGCCGCCGAACGCGCCGACCGCGCCCGCGATGCCGACCACCGCCGCGGCCTGCCGCTTGGCCGACCGCGGGTCGTCGCTCTGGGTGGCGAAGATGGCCGGGATCATCCGGTAGGTGGAGCCGTTGCCCACGCCGGCCAGCACGAACAGCGCGATGAACGAGCCGAAGAACAGCGGGAAGCTGCGGACCTCGATGCTGACCAGCAGGCCGACCGTGCCGATCGCCAGGCCGAAGAAGGTGGCCACGGTGATCCGGGCGCCGCCGAACCGGTCCGACAGCCACCCGCCGAACGGCCGGCTCACCGAGCCGATGAGGGCGCCGATGAAGGCCAGCCCGACGAAGCTCTTGTAGTCGACGAAGCTCAGCTTGATCAGCGACGGGAACGCGAACGAGAACCCGATGAACGAGCCGAACGTGCCGATGTACAGGAACGACATCACCCACGTGTGCTTGTTCGACATCGCCTTCTTGTAGGACGTGCCGTCCGGCTTGGCCTGGGTGAGGCTGTCCATCATGAACCACGCGCACACCGCGGCGACCACGATGAACGGGAGCCAGAACACCGCCGCGTAGGCCAGGTTGACGCCGGTCCCGATGGAGATGACGATCGGCACGACGAGCTGCACCATCGCCACGCCGAGGTTGCCGCCCGCCGCGTTCAGGCCGAGCGCCAGGCCCTTCTTGCCCTCCGGGTAGAAGAACGAGATGTTCGCCATGGACGACGAGAAGTTGCCGCCGCCGAAGCCCATCGCGGCCGACGTGAGCAGGAAGAACCAGTACGGCGTGCCGGTGTCGGTGACCGCGATGATCAGCATCGCGCAGGGGATCAGCAGCAGCGCCGCGCTGATCGCGGTCCACGCCCGGCCGCCGAACTTCGGCACCGCGAAGGTGTACGGGATGCGCAGCACCGCGCCGACCAGGTTCGGCACGATCAGCAGCCAGAACGTCTGGCCGACGCTGAAGTCGAAGCCGACCGGGCCGAGGCTGACCACCACGATGCTCATCAGGCTCCACACCGTGAAGCCCAGGTTCTCCGCCAGGATCGACAGGACCAGGTTCTTGCGGGCGACCCGCTTGCCGGTCGCCTCCCAGAACGACGGGTCCTCCGGCTCCCAGTGCTCGATCCACCGGCCGCGCCGCTTCGCCTGCGGCGCAACGCTGTCGGTCTCCACCACCGTGCTCATTGGACCCTCCCGGACACCGATTTCCCGTTGTGGGAAACGTAAAGAAGACCAGTTACCCCGACGTTCGGGCAGGTGTCGTCGGCGGCAACTCCCCCGCACATCACGCGGACTGGGGCTGTGAGGCCGCGAGCCAGTCGACGATCCCGCACACAGCATCCTTGCAACCCCCGCAACCGGTGCCGGCGCGCGTGACCTCGGCGATCGCGGACAACGTGGTCGCGCCACCGCGCCACGCGCCGACCAACTGGCCCTTGCTGACCGTGTTGCACCGGCACACCACGGCGGACGCGGGCAGGTCGGCCGGGCTGGCCTCGTTCTCGGCGGGCAGCGCGCGGCCGAGCAGCAGCGCGAGCCGGTCGGTCGGCGCGGGCAGGCCGCGGTCGAACAGCTGGGTGATGGCCGCCGCCGCGTCCGGCGCGCCGAGCACGATCGCCCCGGTGACCTTGTCGTCGCGCAGCACGAGCTTGGCGTACCGGCCGCGGGCCGGGTCCTGGAAGCACAGCACCTCGTCGTCGGCCGAGTCGACGCCCACGTGCACGTCGCCCAGCGCGGCCAGGTCGACGTCGCGGGCCTTGAGCCTGGTCACCACGGTGGTGCCGGCGTAGCGGGCGGCCGGCGCGACGCCGGTGAGCCGGTCGGCGAGCACCGCCGCCTGCTCCCACGCGGGCTGGACCAGGCCGGACACCGTGCCGACGTGCTGCGCGCAGTCGCCGATGGCGTGCACCCTGGGGTCGCTGGTGCGCAGCGCGTCGTCCACCAGGATTCCCCGGTCGACCTCGATGCCCGCCTGCTCGGCCAGCCCGGTCTCGGCGCGCACGCCGGCCGAGACGACGACCAGGTCGGCGGGCACG
This genomic window from Saccharothrix sp. HUAS TT1 contains:
- a CDS encoding MFS transporter — its product is MSTVVETDSVAPQAKRRGRWIEHWEPEDPSFWEATGKRVARKNLVLSILAENLGFTVWSLMSIVVVSLGPVGFDFSVGQTFWLLIVPNLVGAVLRIPYTFAVPKFGGRAWTAISAALLLIPCAMLIIAVTDTGTPYWFFLLTSAAMGFGGGNFSSSMANISFFYPEGKKGLALGLNAAGGNLGVAMVQLVVPIVISIGTGVNLAYAAVFWLPFIVVAAVCAWFMMDSLTQAKPDGTSYKKAMSNKHTWVMSFLYIGTFGSFIGFSFAFPSLIKLSFVDYKSFVGLAFIGALIGSVSRPFGGWLSDRFGGARITVATFFGLAIGTVGLLVSIEVRSFPLFFGSFIALFVLAGVGNGSTYRMIPAIFATQSDDPRSAKRQAAAVVGIAGAVGAFGGVLVNLVFKFSLEGSKTLAPALTAFLVFYGVCVATTWWFYMRRRVFARVPSLAYAGV
- a CDS encoding FAD-dependent oxidoreductase, with amino-acid sequence MRNVVIVGYGMAGARLADELRHRDPKAERVAVTVLGDEEHPAYNRVLLSSVVAGSLTPEAVRLHGPDWAAEHHVDLRLGGSVTKIDRTRRVVHVDDTEVPYDALVLATGARSWMPPTEGLLDGNGAPAAGVVAFRSLDDCARIVAKASPGTPVAVLGGGLLGLEAARGLAGRGCLVTVVHPVGHLMERQLDPGAGRVLAGTLRGLGIEFRLGVPATRYSSGEGLELADGTHVPADLVVVSAGVRAETGLAEQAGIEVDRGILVDDALRTSDPRVHAIGDCAQHVGTVSGLVQPAWEQAAVLADRLTGVAPAARYAGTTVVTRLKARDVDLAALGDVHVGVDSADDEVLCFQDPARGRYAKLVLRDDKVTGAIVLGAPDAAAAITQLFDRGLPAPTDRLALLLGRALPAENEASPADLPASAVVCRCNTVSKGQLVGAWRGGATTLSAIAEVTRAGTGCGGCKDAVCGIVDWLAASQPQSA